From a single Paenibacillus sp. FSL R5-0345 genomic region:
- the trxB gene encoding thioredoxin-disulfide reductase, protein MYKTIVIGTGPAGLTAAIYLARANLNPLVIEGMQPGGQLTTTTEVENFPGFPEGILGPDLMDNMRKQAERFGAEFKNGWVDSVDFSQRPFKVTVDGLGVLEAESVIISTGASARYLGIPGEQENVGRGVSTCATCDGFFFRNKKIIVIGGGDSAMEEASFLTRFASSVTVVHRRDELRASKIMQDRARDNSKVAWALNRTPLEVTTDESGVKGLKVRNNETGLEELIEADGVFVAIGHTPNTGFLGGQITTDTNGYIVVNPGTTETNIPGVFACGDVQDTRYRQAISAAGTGCMAAMDAEKYLEGTMVHDWSENLGSNSKV, encoded by the coding sequence ATGTACAAAACGATTGTAATCGGAACAGGCCCGGCCGGGCTTACTGCTGCTATTTATTTGGCACGTGCCAACCTTAACCCACTTGTAATTGAAGGTATGCAGCCTGGTGGACAACTGACAACGACAACGGAAGTGGAGAACTTTCCAGGTTTTCCAGAGGGGATTCTCGGCCCGGATTTAATGGACAACATGCGGAAGCAGGCTGAACGTTTTGGTGCTGAATTCAAGAATGGTTGGGTGGACTCCGTGGATTTTTCACAGCGTCCATTTAAAGTTACAGTAGATGGATTGGGTGTATTAGAGGCAGAGTCGGTGATTATCTCTACCGGTGCTTCTGCCAGATATTTAGGAATACCAGGGGAGCAGGAGAATGTAGGCCGTGGGGTCAGCACTTGTGCTACTTGTGACGGTTTCTTCTTCCGCAATAAGAAGATCATCGTGATCGGTGGTGGAGACTCCGCGATGGAGGAAGCCAGCTTCCTAACAAGATTTGCTTCCAGTGTAACCGTGGTTCATCGTCGTGATGAGCTTAGGGCTTCGAAGATTATGCAGGATCGCGCACGTGACAACAGTAAGGTTGCGTGGGCGCTTAATCGCACACCGCTTGAGGTTACAACGGATGAGTCCGGTGTTAAAGGGCTAAAGGTTAGGAACAATGAGACAGGTCTTGAGGAACTCATCGAAGCAGACGGAGTATTTGTCGCTATTGGACATACGCCGAATACGGGTTTCTTGGGTGGTCAGATTACCACGGATACTAACGGTTATATCGTGGTGAATCCAGGTACTACTGAAACGAACATTCCAGGCGTATTTGCTTGTGGTGACGTACAGGATACCCGTTATCGCCAAGCGATTTCTGCAGCAGGCACCGGCTGTATGGCAGCAATGGACGCTGAGAAATATCTTGAAGGTACAATGGTGCATGACTGGAGCGAAAACTTGGGTAGTAATAGCAAAGTTTAA
- the uxaC gene encoding glucuronate isomerase, translating to MSRKFMDENFLLSSETAIQLFHTYAKDMPIIDYHCHLSPQEIYENKTFNNITEAWLYGDHYKWRVMRANGVEEKYITGDASDYDKFLAWSRTVPKIIGNPLYHWTHLELQRFFGVYDLLNEANAPKIWDEVNNQLQGEGYGARDLIVRSKVTVVCTTDDPVDTLEYHEKISHLSGFNVSIVPGFRPDKALEINRPTFKPWVAQLSEVSGMDVENYGQFLEALESRVRFFHARAGRVSDHALDAVMFEPATLEEAAAIFAKALREGTVSESEEKKYKGFTLVFLGKLYSELDWAMQFHIHALRNNNSVMFGRLGPDTGYDSINDGVIAKPLAGLLDALDRENALPKTILYSLNPNDNHVIAGLMGCFQGGGIPGKIQFGTAWWFNDNKDGMLEQMKTLANLGVLSQFVGMLTDSRSFLSYTRHEYFRRILCDLIGSWVETGEAPDDMELLGGMVENICYNNADHYFNFSKQALVTR from the coding sequence ATGAGCAGAAAATTCATGGATGAGAACTTCTTATTGTCCAGTGAGACAGCAATTCAGCTGTTTCATACCTATGCGAAAGACATGCCGATTATCGACTATCATTGCCACCTCAGTCCACAAGAGATTTATGAGAACAAGACGTTTAATAATATTACCGAAGCGTGGCTGTATGGTGACCATTACAAATGGAGAGTGATGCGGGCAAATGGTGTAGAAGAGAAATACATTACCGGTGACGCCAGTGACTATGATAAATTTCTAGCCTGGTCCAGAACCGTTCCTAAGATTATCGGGAACCCGCTTTATCATTGGACACATTTAGAGCTGCAACGTTTCTTTGGTGTATATGATCTGCTAAATGAGGCTAATGCGCCGAAGATTTGGGATGAAGTGAATAATCAGCTGCAAGGGGAAGGGTATGGAGCAAGAGATCTAATTGTTAGATCGAAAGTTACTGTTGTATGCACCACAGATGACCCTGTAGATACTCTGGAATATCATGAAAAAATCAGTCACTTGAGCGGATTCAATGTCAGCATAGTTCCGGGGTTCCGTCCAGATAAAGCCCTTGAAATCAATCGTCCTACCTTCAAGCCTTGGGTAGCTCAGCTAAGCGAAGTCTCAGGAATGGATGTTGAAAATTATGGTCAGTTTCTAGAAGCATTGGAGAGTAGAGTGAGATTCTTCCATGCCAGAGCGGGCCGTGTATCCGACCATGCTTTGGATGCAGTAATGTTTGAGCCAGCTACTTTGGAGGAAGCTGCGGCAATATTTGCTAAGGCGCTTCGTGAAGGCACTGTAAGCGAGAGTGAAGAAAAGAAATATAAAGGGTTCACACTTGTGTTCCTAGGTAAATTATATAGCGAGCTGGATTGGGCAATGCAATTCCATATTCATGCGCTGCGCAATAATAACAGCGTAATGTTCGGACGTCTCGGTCCTGACACGGGTTATGATTCCATCAATGATGGTGTGATTGCTAAGCCGCTGGCAGGTCTACTGGATGCGCTGGATCGTGAGAACGCGCTGCCTAAAACAATTTTGTACTCACTGAATCCAAATGATAATCATGTCATTGCCGGGTTAATGGGCTGCTTTCAAGGAGGCGGAATTCCAGGAAAGATTCAATTCGGAACGGCATGGTGGTTCAATGACAATAAGGATGGCATGCTGGAACAAATGAAGACGCTCGCCAACCTTGGTGTACTTAGCCAATTTGTCGGGATGCTAACAGACTCCAGAAGCTTTTTATCGTATACCAGACATGAGTACTTTAGAAGGATTCTATGTGATCTTATAGGCTCCTGGGTAGAGACTGGAGAAGCCCCAGATGATATGGAACTGCTGGGCGGTATGGTTGAGAACATCTGTTACAATAACGCTGATCATTATTTTAATTTCTCGAAACAGGCATTGGTGACTAGGTAA
- a CDS encoding LacI family DNA-binding transcriptional regulator: MAPTIKDIAKLANVSHTTVSRALNNSPLIKEVTRKKIAEIAAQVGYVPNYNAKSLVMQRSYTIGLFFTSIANGTTSGFFSDTIRGVNSVIDVEYNLFIRGIDDYAEYSSIHRKRFDGIILMSQSEADNKFIYHVVQQGIPIVVLNRQIDDRSIINIISNDREGAYHAGKHLIEAGHQDIAIIEGVEGFKSTQERRDGFIKALIDHNIPVRNDYMKSGNYDMQSGYEAMGKLLDLEKPPTAVFCSNDDMAIGAMKSVFERGLQVPKDVSIVGFDDIGFSLFANPSLTTVKRPIEKISEQGARQLLSLIKEPTEQDGRISIETELIERESVRKLSK; encoded by the coding sequence ATGGCACCTACAATCAAGGATATCGCCAAGCTGGCGAATGTTTCACATACAACTGTATCAAGAGCACTTAACAACAGTCCCCTAATTAAAGAAGTTACACGTAAAAAAATCGCCGAGATCGCTGCGCAAGTGGGTTATGTCCCCAATTACAATGCTAAAAGCCTTGTGATGCAGCGATCATACACCATTGGCTTGTTCTTCACGAGTATCGCCAACGGCACAACGTCTGGTTTCTTCTCTGACACGATTCGTGGTGTAAATAGTGTCATAGATGTAGAGTATAATCTGTTCATCCGTGGGATCGATGATTATGCGGAATATTCCTCTATTCATCGCAAACGCTTTGATGGAATTATTCTAATGAGCCAGAGTGAAGCAGATAATAAATTCATTTACCATGTGGTCCAGCAAGGCATTCCAATCGTTGTGCTGAATCGGCAGATAGATGACCGTTCCATTATTAACATCATCTCGAATGACCGGGAAGGTGCTTATCATGCAGGAAAACATCTAATTGAAGCCGGGCATCAAGACATTGCGATTATTGAAGGCGTAGAGGGTTTTAAATCCACGCAGGAACGCAGAGACGGTTTTATAAAAGCATTGATTGACCATAATATCCCTGTGCGTAACGACTATATGAAAAGTGGTAATTACGATATGCAAAGCGGATATGAGGCGATGGGCAAGCTGCTGGATTTAGAAAAACCACCAACGGCAGTATTTTGTTCCAATGACGATATGGCGATCGGAGCTATGAAATCTGTGTTCGAGCGAGGGCTGCAGGTGCCGAAGGATGTCTCTATTGTTGGTTTTGATGATATTGGTTTTTCGCTTTTTGCGAATCCATCGCTTACCACGGTCAAACGTCCGATTGAGAAGATCAGTGAGCAAGGTGCACGCCAGTTGTTAAGCTTAATCAAGGAACCTACAGAACAAGATGGACGAATCTCGATCGAGACAGAGCTGATTGAGAGAGAATCGGTTAGGAAGCTGTCAAAATAG
- a CDS encoding tagaturonate reductase, translating to MKKLNSDSWKAYKQYPEKVLQFGEGNFMRAFVDWQIHTMNQKTDFNGGVVVVQPLGNGLAEMLNVQDGLYTLYLQGIKDGVAVKEHEVINCITRTLNPFAQHEEYMKLAENPELRFIVSNTTEAGIAFEAGDKLTDAPQSSFPGKLTALLYKRFEFFNGDASKGFIIIPCELIDRNGDELKKVILKYADLWNLGEGFVDWLNEANTFCCSLVDRIVPGYPRDTIAEITEELGYEDKLVVVGEQFHLWVIEGPEWIKEEFPAELAGLNVLVVDDIAPYRTRKVRILNGAHTAMTPVAYLYGIDTVAEAIEHEEVGAYVKSLIYDEIIPTLDLPTEELNSFADAVLERFLNPYVQHYLMSISLNAISKFKTRDLPSLLQYVESKEQLPEKLVFSLSALIAFYKGRRGDEEIKLADDADILEWFASLWGGWDGTDSGLRALTAQVLAAKNRWGCDLNEIAGLTDKAAEGLIAIERVGMKQALQMFVKRPAHN from the coding sequence TTGAAAAAATTGAATAGCGATAGTTGGAAAGCCTACAAGCAATACCCCGAAAAGGTCCTGCAATTTGGTGAAGGTAATTTCATGCGCGCCTTTGTAGATTGGCAGATTCATACGATGAATCAAAAAACGGATTTCAATGGTGGAGTGGTGGTTGTACAACCGCTGGGCAACGGACTTGCAGAAATGCTAAATGTCCAGGATGGTCTATATACGCTTTATCTCCAAGGAATCAAAGACGGAGTAGCGGTAAAAGAACATGAGGTCATCAACTGTATTACGAGAACGCTTAATCCTTTTGCCCAGCATGAGGAGTATATGAAGCTTGCTGAGAATCCAGAGCTGCGCTTTATCGTGTCCAACACCACTGAGGCGGGAATTGCTTTTGAAGCAGGCGACAAGTTAACCGATGCTCCGCAGAGCAGTTTCCCGGGCAAGCTGACAGCCTTATTGTATAAACGTTTTGAATTTTTTAATGGGGATGCTTCTAAAGGTTTTATCATCATTCCATGCGAGCTGATTGACCGAAATGGTGATGAGCTTAAGAAGGTTATTTTAAAATATGCGGACCTTTGGAATCTTGGAGAGGGCTTTGTAGACTGGTTGAACGAAGCCAACACCTTCTGCTGCAGTCTGGTGGATCGCATTGTTCCCGGATATCCAAGAGACACTATCGCCGAGATAACAGAAGAACTCGGTTATGAGGATAAGCTGGTCGTTGTCGGCGAGCAATTCCATCTTTGGGTGATTGAAGGGCCAGAGTGGATTAAAGAGGAGTTCCCTGCTGAATTAGCAGGTCTTAATGTACTGGTAGTCGATGATATAGCGCCTTACCGGACTCGTAAAGTTAGAATTTTAAATGGAGCACACACAGCTATGACACCAGTAGCCTATTTGTACGGCATTGATACGGTTGCCGAGGCCATTGAGCACGAAGAGGTTGGGGCCTACGTGAAGTCCTTAATCTATGATGAGATCATTCCGACACTGGATCTGCCGACAGAGGAATTGAATTCTTTTGCAGACGCGGTATTGGAACGGTTCTTGAACCCTTATGTGCAGCATTACTTGATGAGCATCTCCCTTAACGCTATCTCGAAATTTAAGACAAGAGATCTGCCTTCTTTATTGCAATATGTAGAGTCCAAGGAACAATTGCCTGAGAAGCTTGTTTTCTCATTGAGCGCATTAATTGCCTTCTATAAAGGACGTAGAGGGGATGAAGAAATTAAGCTTGCGGATGATGCGGATATTTTGGAATGGTTCGCTTCCTTGTGGGGAGGATGGGATGGTACAGACTCTGGGTTACGCGCACTGACTGCTCAGGTACTGGCGGCAAAAAATCGCTGGGGTTGTGATTTAAATGAAATTGCGGGGCTGACTGACAAGGCGGCAGAAGGGCTAATTGCAATTGAGCGAGTAGGGATGAAGCAAGCGCTGCAAATGTTCGTGAAGAGACCTGCGCACAATTAA
- a CDS encoding UxaA family hydrolase: MKEVLQINDADNVAVALKDYKAGDTIVIGSKEIKITEDIARGHKIALTSISEGENVLKYGYPIGHTKAPIAPGEWVHTHNTKTNLTGVEEYTFEQKLIPNPFADENLTFKGYRRFDGTVGIRNELWIVPTVGCVNGVAEQIINIFKAEVGDIAPFDNVLVLKHNYGCSQLGDDHDNTRTILANAVKHPNAGAVLVLGLGCENNNLHIFKDMLGSYDEDRVRFLVSQEVGNEIEEGVKLLKELYNNVQGDHREEVSLSELKIGLKCGGSDGLSGITANPLLGRLSDYMAAQGGTTVLTEVPEMFGAEKILMERAADEAIFHKIVDLINDFKQYFMDYKQPVYENPSPGNKAGGITTLEDKSLGCTQKSGNSTVLDVLKYGELITNKGLNLLNAPGNDLVASSALAAAGCQLVIFTTGRGTPFGTFVPTMKVSTNTPLYEGKRHWIDFNAGVLVEDGSPDEVLRDFINYIISVASGDWVNNEKNNFREISIFKTGVTL, encoded by the coding sequence ATGAAAGAGGTACTACAAATCAATGATGCTGATAACGTAGCGGTTGCATTGAAGGACTATAAGGCAGGCGACACTATCGTAATTGGTTCAAAAGAGATCAAGATTACAGAAGATATCGCCAGAGGTCATAAAATTGCATTAACCAGCATTAGCGAAGGCGAGAATGTGTTGAAATATGGTTATCCAATCGGTCATACCAAAGCACCTATTGCGCCTGGTGAATGGGTGCATACCCATAATACGAAGACCAACCTAACAGGGGTAGAGGAATATACGTTTGAGCAGAAGCTGATACCGAATCCTTTTGCCGATGAGAATTTGACCTTTAAGGGGTACCGTCGCTTTGATGGAACTGTAGGTATTCGCAATGAGCTGTGGATCGTGCCTACAGTTGGTTGTGTGAATGGAGTGGCGGAGCAGATCATCAATATTTTCAAGGCAGAGGTTGGCGATATCGCTCCGTTCGATAACGTGCTCGTACTGAAGCATAACTATGGTTGCTCTCAGCTGGGTGATGATCATGACAATACTCGTACGATTCTGGCTAATGCGGTTAAGCATCCAAATGCGGGCGCCGTACTTGTGCTCGGACTAGGTTGTGAGAACAACAATCTGCATATTTTTAAAGACATGCTGGGTAGTTACGATGAGGATCGTGTGCGTTTTCTTGTCTCGCAAGAGGTTGGGAATGAGATTGAAGAAGGCGTAAAGCTGTTGAAGGAACTCTACAATAACGTACAAGGCGATCATCGGGAAGAAGTCTCGCTCTCTGAGCTGAAAATCGGTCTGAAATGCGGAGGCTCCGACGGTTTGTCCGGTATTACTGCGAATCCTCTGCTAGGACGTTTGTCTGATTATATGGCTGCTCAGGGCGGTACAACTGTACTGACTGAAGTGCCCGAGATGTTTGGCGCCGAAAAGATTCTGATGGAGCGTGCGGCAGACGAAGCTATTTTCCACAAAATTGTTGATCTCATCAATGACTTTAAGCAGTATTTCATGGACTATAAACAGCCGGTATATGAAAATCCTTCACCAGGCAATAAAGCCGGAGGGATTACTACGCTTGAGGATAAATCGCTGGGTTGCACTCAAAAATCCGGTAATTCTACGGTATTGGATGTACTCAAGTACGGAGAGCTTATCACTAACAAAGGCTTAAATCTTCTTAACGCGCCGGGCAATGACCTAGTGGCTTCGTCGGCTCTGGCTGCTGCTGGCTGCCAATTGGTGATCTTTACGACTGGACGGGGGACACCTTTTGGTACTTTTGTGCCAACGATGAAGGTATCGACGAATACACCTTTGTATGAAGGCAAACGTCACTGGATTGATTTTAATGCAGGTGTGTTGGTCGAAGACGGTTCTCCAGATGAGGTCCTGCGTGACTTTATTAACTACATTATCAGCGTGGCTAGTGGGGATTGGGTAAATAATGAGAAGAATAATTTTCGTGAGATTTCCATATTTAAAACAGGAGTAACGCTATAA
- a CDS encoding DUF1858 domain-containing protein encodes MEKVLRMDESIFEMVSRHPEVVEIMVELGFKDIAKPGMLQTAGRFMTLSKGIKLKKMDLETVRLAFERHGFEIMK; translated from the coding sequence ATGGAAAAAGTGCTGCGAATGGATGAGTCTATCTTCGAGATGGTATCAAGGCATCCGGAGGTCGTTGAGATTATGGTAGAGCTGGGCTTTAAGGACATTGCTAAGCCAGGCATGCTGCAGACCGCTGGCCGTTTCATGACCTTATCCAAAGGAATCAAGCTGAAGAAAATGGATCTCGAAACCGTGAGGTTAGCATTTGAACGACATGGCTTCGAGATTATGAAATAA
- a CDS encoding DUF438 domain-containing protein, with protein MSELINNREVDVPEQTRRQAMLKEIIKELHAGKSIEEVKARFEEAVGDVTVAEISAMEHSLMTEEGIPVSEVQRLCSVHTAIFKGSIEQIHRSSKPEEQPGHPVHTFKLENREIERLVNFRLDLHATKFQKNDSEELIFKLLEDLSLLLDLDKHYSRKENLLFPYLEKYGIYGPTKVMWGVDDNIRRMIKEAKAALSAYNGNAAEIGAQVTEIIQEVNEMIFKEENILLPMALDKLTEDEWVKIARESDEIGFCLTAPEQEWVPERAAEPEGAVLGEAEGVTPQEGFIRFETGLLSLHQLETVLNHLPVDLTFIDENDVVRYFSHGKERIFARTKAVIGRTVQNCHPPQSVHVVEKLLEDFKAGHKDAEDFWINIKDKFIYIRYFAVRDETGRYMGTLEFTQNIAPIRALEGQKRILSE; from the coding sequence ATGAGTGAACTGATAAATAACCGCGAGGTTGATGTGCCGGAGCAAACTCGTCGCCAAGCCATGCTCAAGGAGATTATTAAAGAACTGCATGCAGGCAAAAGCATTGAAGAGGTGAAGGCGCGCTTCGAGGAAGCTGTAGGCGATGTAACCGTAGCGGAAATCTCAGCTATGGAGCATTCATTAATGACCGAAGAGGGGATTCCGGTATCTGAGGTACAGCGGCTTTGTTCGGTCCATACAGCGATTTTTAAAGGTTCTATTGAGCAAATTCACCGTTCATCTAAGCCTGAGGAGCAGCCAGGGCATCCAGTACACACCTTCAAGCTGGAAAACCGCGAGATAGAAAGACTTGTGAACTTCCGTTTAGATTTACACGCAACCAAATTTCAGAAGAACGACAGTGAAGAACTTATCTTCAAGTTATTGGAAGATTTAAGCTTATTGCTAGATCTTGATAAACACTACAGCCGTAAAGAGAATCTGCTATTTCCTTACCTTGAAAAGTATGGGATTTATGGACCGACCAAGGTCATGTGGGGAGTCGATGATAATATCCGCCGTATGATAAAAGAGGCCAAAGCAGCACTTAGCGCGTATAACGGAAACGCTGCAGAAATTGGGGCTCAAGTTACGGAGATTATCCAGGAAGTAAATGAAATGATCTTTAAAGAAGAGAATATTCTACTGCCTATGGCGCTGGACAAACTGACTGAAGACGAATGGGTCAAAATCGCTCGGGAGAGCGATGAGATTGGTTTCTGTCTAACCGCACCGGAGCAGGAATGGGTCCCAGAGCGCGCCGCAGAGCCGGAAGGTGCAGTGCTGGGAGAAGCAGAGGGAGTAACTCCGCAAGAAGGGTTCATACGTTTTGAGACAGGGCTGTTGTCACTGCATCAGCTGGAGACCGTACTCAATCATCTGCCGGTAGATCTGACATTCATTGATGAAAATGATGTTGTGCGGTATTTTTCACACGGCAAGGAACGTATCTTTGCCCGAACTAAGGCAGTTATCGGCCGTACGGTACAGAACTGTCATCCGCCTCAAAGTGTTCATGTGGTGGAGAAGCTTCTGGAAGACTTTAAGGCAGGACATAAGGACGCTGAGGACTTCTGGATCAACATCAAGGATAAGTTTATTTATATCCGTTATTTCGCTGTCCGCGACGAGACAGGCCGGTATATGGGAACGCTAGAGTTTACACAGAATATCGCACCCATCCGTGCACTGGAGGGGCAGAAGCGTATTCTATCAGAATAA
- a CDS encoding ROK family glucokinase has product MSENIYVGVDLGGTAIKVGICNAEGTLLHTYEGPTGTAEGVDTVIDNIEKYVRQIVEDSPYSWDQLAGVGAGVAGFTNIREGIIILAPNIGFKDVPIRSILEDRWNKPVKIDNDANVAALGEAWSGAGRGIENCVCYTLGTGVGGGIIINGKIYQGFAGLAGELGHITVVPDLEAIQCGCGNMGCLETVSSATGIIRMANDAVARGDRTSLSQVEKIAAKEVFDAAKAGDEVAIRIVNRAAYYLGKSMASVAAVLNPEVFIIGGGVSKAGDILFDEVRRVFAKLAPAPLQTGVSIIPAELGNDAGIVGAAGLLLRS; this is encoded by the coding sequence ATGTCTGAGAATATCTACGTTGGCGTGGATTTGGGTGGAACTGCAATTAAGGTTGGAATCTGCAATGCTGAGGGAACTCTACTACATACTTATGAGGGACCAACAGGAACTGCAGAAGGTGTCGATACTGTTATCGATAATATCGAGAAGTATGTACGCCAAATTGTGGAGGATTCCCCGTACTCTTGGGATCAGCTTGCAGGTGTAGGCGCGGGCGTAGCAGGGTTCACAAATATTCGTGAAGGAATCATCATTCTTGCGCCCAACATAGGATTTAAAGATGTGCCGATTCGCTCCATTTTGGAAGATCGCTGGAACAAGCCTGTCAAAATAGACAATGATGCGAACGTGGCTGCGCTGGGTGAAGCTTGGAGTGGTGCAGGTCGCGGGATTGAGAACTGTGTTTGCTATACCCTTGGAACAGGTGTGGGTGGCGGAATCATTATTAATGGAAAAATTTATCAAGGTTTCGCGGGTCTAGCGGGCGAGCTTGGCCATATCACTGTAGTGCCGGATCTGGAAGCTATTCAATGTGGTTGTGGCAATATGGGATGTCTGGAAACCGTTTCCTCTGCTACAGGTATTATTCGTATGGCTAATGATGCAGTCGCTCGTGGTGATCGTACTTCCCTTTCTCAGGTAGAGAAGATTGCAGCGAAGGAAGTATTTGATGCGGCTAAAGCTGGTGATGAAGTAGCGATTCGTATAGTAAACCGTGCAGCTTACTATCTGGGTAAATCTATGGCTTCTGTTGCGGCCGTGCTTAACCCTGAGGTCTTTATCATTGGTGGTGGTGTGTCTAAAGCTGGAGATATTCTATTTGATGAAGTTCGTCGCGTGTTCGCTAAGCTCGCACCAGCTCCGCTTCAGACGGGTGTTTCGATTATCCCTGCGGAGCTTGGCAATGATGCAGGTATTGTTGGTGCTGCAGGCCTTCTGCTTCGTTCTTAA
- the rapZ gene encoding RNase adapter RapZ yields MTELDNTPTAGATLIIITGMSGAGKTIAVQSLEDLGFFCVDNLPPVLIPKFAELIEQSKGKIAKVALVIDLRGREFFTALSESLAYIKDESTIGCEILFLDATDSVLVQRYKESRRHHPLAPKGLPLDGIKLERKMLEELKNSATLCLDTSSMKPVQLKEKIVSRFSHLGKSTLSVNITSFGFKYGIPIDADLVFDVRFLPNPHYVDHLRPKTGQDSDVYDYVMKWPETQVFLTKLLDMLHFLIPQYRREGKSQIIIGIGCTGGKHRSVAISEYLGKMLGVSETESVAVSHRDSERDRH; encoded by the coding sequence ATGACCGAATTGGACAATACTCCAACGGCTGGAGCCACCCTGATCATTATTACCGGAATGTCAGGTGCGGGTAAGACAATTGCTGTGCAGAGTCTGGAAGACCTAGGGTTCTTCTGTGTCGATAATTTACCGCCGGTGCTGATCCCTAAGTTTGCAGAACTGATTGAGCAGTCGAAGGGTAAGATCGCCAAGGTAGCACTTGTGATTGACCTGCGCGGCCGGGAATTCTTCACTGCTTTGTCCGAGTCTCTAGCCTATATCAAAGATGAGTCAACCATTGGCTGTGAAATCTTGTTCTTGGATGCTACGGATTCGGTACTTGTGCAGCGTTACAAGGAAAGCCGGCGTCATCATCCTTTAGCACCCAAGGGACTTCCGCTTGACGGTATCAAGCTGGAACGTAAAATGCTTGAGGAATTAAAGAATTCAGCCACATTATGTCTGGATACTAGCAGTATGAAACCAGTGCAGCTTAAAGAGAAGATTGTATCTCGGTTCTCGCATTTAGGAAAAAGCACACTTTCCGTCAATATTACATCGTTCGGATTTAAGTATGGTATTCCTATTGATGCAGACCTCGTCTTCGATGTTCGCTTTTTGCCTAACCCACATTATGTGGATCACCTGCGGCCAAAAACAGGTCAGGACAGCGATGTCTATGACTATGTAATGAAATGGCCTGAAACACAGGTGTTCCTGACCAAACTGCTCGATATGCTTCATTTCTTAATTCCGCAATATCGTAGGGAAGGTAAATCCCAGATTATTATCGGCATTGGCTGTACAGGCGGAAAACACCGTTCAGTAGCCATTTCGGAATATTTGGGTAAAATGCTGGGCGTCAGCGAAACGGAATCCGTAGCGGTTAGTCATCGGGATTCCGAGCGTGATCGGCACTAA